A section of the Sphingomonas ginsenosidivorax genome encodes:
- a CDS encoding 2-oxo acid dehydrogenase subunit E2 — translation MSDMLAHLAKLAPFVAYDFTEFGETETVKLSRIQQLTGAHLGRNWVAVPHVTHHDEVDVTDAEVARGEWNAAHPDRRLTPVILLVRALARVLAEFPTFNASLSADGASLILKKYVNIGVAVDTPKGLVVPVLRDAATRSMTDLATDLATLAEKARTRGLSMAEMSGGSMTVSSLGHIGGTAFTPLINVPEVAILGATAIQQRAVPGTDGDIVWRRMLPLSLSYDHRVINGADAARFVRAIGTALQRPDLIA, via the coding sequence ATGTCCGATATGCTGGCCCATCTCGCGAAACTCGCCCCCTTCGTCGCGTATGACTTTACCGAGTTCGGCGAGACCGAGACGGTCAAGCTGTCGCGGATCCAGCAGCTGACGGGCGCGCATCTCGGACGCAACTGGGTGGCAGTGCCGCATGTGACGCATCACGACGAGGTGGACGTGACCGACGCCGAGGTCGCGCGAGGCGAATGGAACGCCGCGCATCCGGACCGGCGCCTGACGCCGGTGATCCTGTTGGTTCGCGCGCTCGCCCGGGTGCTCGCGGAGTTCCCGACGTTCAACGCTTCGCTCAGCGCGGACGGGGCGTCGCTGATCCTCAAGAAATACGTCAACATCGGCGTGGCCGTGGATACGCCCAAGGGGCTGGTCGTGCCCGTGCTGCGCGATGCGGCGACGCGCTCGATGACCGACCTCGCGACCGACCTCGCTACGCTTGCCGAGAAGGCCAGGACGCGCGGCCTGTCGATGGCCGAGATGTCGGGCGGGTCGATGACCGTGTCTTCGCTCGGCCATATCGGCGGGACCGCGTTCACGCCGCTGATCAACGTGCCCGAGGTCGCGATCCTAGGCGCGACCGCGATCCAGCAGCGCGCCGTGCCGGGTACCGATGGCGACATCGTCTGGCGGCGGATGCTGCCGCTTTCGCTCAGCTACGATCACCGCGTCATCAACGGCGCGGATGCCGCACGCTTCGTGAGGGCGATCGGGACGGCGTTGCAGCGGCCGGACCTGATCGCCTAG
- a CDS encoding TetR/AcrR family transcriptional regulator, translating to MTARPAIKTVHAPARPAPRRGRPTAARAAALEPLILDAARALFLSRGYANTSMDAVAARAAVSKGTVYARYPNKGELFRAVAEERLAAWAAVSTSSYPAENGLDIADSLLKRALGTLDIIRLPEVQAFDHMVLSEAKRFPELTRLFLELQHRSFTNVMAEEITLAGRGDGSPVADAYGVALVIATSLISWFRMESILGEVSREAGEQFAHRLVSLCLGGRHSW from the coding sequence ATGACTGCAAGGCCCGCGATCAAGACAGTCCATGCGCCGGCCAGACCCGCCCCGCGCCGGGGGCGGCCGACAGCCGCGCGGGCAGCGGCGCTCGAACCCCTCATCCTCGACGCCGCGCGCGCGCTGTTCCTGTCGCGCGGCTATGCGAACACCTCGATGGATGCCGTCGCCGCCAGGGCTGCAGTGTCCAAGGGCACGGTCTATGCCCGCTATCCGAACAAGGGGGAGCTGTTTCGCGCCGTGGCGGAGGAGCGGCTTGCGGCATGGGCGGCGGTGTCGACGAGCAGCTACCCCGCCGAAAACGGGCTCGACATCGCCGACAGTCTGCTGAAACGGGCGCTGGGAACGCTCGACATCATCCGCCTGCCGGAGGTGCAGGCGTTCGATCACATGGTGTTGTCCGAGGCGAAACGCTTTCCCGAACTCACGCGGCTGTTTCTCGAGTTGCAGCACCGCAGCTTCACGAACGTCATGGCCGAGGAAATCACGCTGGCAGGACGCGGCGATGGCAGCCCCGTCGCGGACGCTTACGGCGTCGCGTTGGTCATCGCCACGAGCCTGATCTCGTGGTTTCGCATGGAATCGATCCTCGGCGAGGTCAGCCGGGAGGCGGGCGAGCAATTCGCGCATCGCCTGGTCAGCCTGTGTCTTGGCGGGCGCCACAGCTGGTGA
- a CDS encoding TetR/AcrR family transcriptional regulator, giving the protein MLRLLEVKSFDQITIRHLVAEAGVHYATFFRHHPTKEALLDHVAAGQIQRLVELAVPVEQQVDLHAGFLTLCEYVDAHRTLWTALLTGGAAGAMRAELLRVSSEIAVTRSTPDLWLPVELGVACTVNLIVETIVWWLKQDAGTTSPSEVAAILTRLTTSLELL; this is encoded by the coding sequence ATGCTCCGCCTGCTCGAGGTGAAGTCGTTCGACCAGATCACGATACGACATCTGGTCGCCGAGGCGGGGGTGCATTACGCGACGTTCTTCCGCCATCATCCGACCAAGGAGGCGCTGCTCGATCACGTCGCCGCCGGCCAGATCCAGCGCCTCGTCGAACTTGCAGTCCCGGTCGAGCAGCAGGTCGATCTCCATGCCGGATTTCTCACCCTGTGCGAGTATGTCGATGCGCATCGTACCTTGTGGACCGCGTTACTCACCGGCGGCGCGGCGGGTGCGATGCGGGCGGAATTGCTGCGCGTGTCGAGCGAGATCGCGGTGACACGGTCCACGCCCGATCTGTGGCTGCCCGTCGAACTGGGTGTCGCGTGCACCGTCAACCTGATCGTCGAAACGATCGTGTGGTGGCTGAAGCAGGATGCCGGCACGACGTCACCGAGCGAGGTCGCCGCCATCCTGACCCGTCTGACCACCTCGCTGGAATTGCTCTAG
- a CDS encoding NAD(P)/FAD-dependent oxidoreductase, with product MSNTYDVVIVGAGHAGAQAAAALRQRRFAGTIAIIGEEPELPYERPPLSKDYLSGAKPFERLLIRPAAFWHDRDVAMLTGRKVVRIDPDAHTVTAEDGTTTGYGTLIWAAGGHARRLTCSGHHLAGVHSVRSRADVDRMMTELATTTRVCVVGGGYIGLEAAAVLAKLGKQVTVLEAQDRVLARVAGVALSRFFEAEHRAHGVDIRLGSVVDCITGHDGRAAGVRLADGEVIACEMVIVGIGIVPAVEPLLAAGAEGGNGVAIDAHCRTSIPDIYAIGDCALHPNPFADGLPIRLESVQNANDMANVVARALTGEVQAYHAVPWFWSDQYDLKLQTIGLSAGHDTEVLRGDPASRSFSIVYLKDGHVVALDCVNMVKDYVAGKRLVVDRVAANPADLADVGQALKEIR from the coding sequence GTGAGCAATACCTACGACGTGGTGATCGTCGGCGCAGGTCACGCGGGCGCACAGGCCGCGGCGGCGCTCCGGCAACGCAGGTTCGCGGGCACCATCGCGATCATCGGCGAGGAGCCCGAGCTTCCCTACGAACGACCGCCATTGTCGAAGGACTATCTGTCGGGCGCCAAGCCGTTCGAGCGCCTGCTGATCCGGCCGGCCGCCTTCTGGCACGACCGCGACGTCGCGATGCTGACGGGGCGCAAGGTCGTGCGCATCGACCCCGATGCGCACACCGTCACCGCGGAGGACGGCACGACGACGGGCTATGGCACGCTGATCTGGGCCGCCGGCGGCCACGCCCGGCGGTTGACGTGCTCGGGTCATCACCTTGCCGGCGTCCATTCGGTGCGCAGCCGCGCCGACGTCGACCGGATGATGACCGAACTGGCGACGACGACGCGGGTGTGCGTGGTCGGCGGCGGCTATATCGGGCTCGAGGCGGCGGCGGTCCTCGCCAAGCTCGGCAAGCAGGTGACGGTGCTCGAAGCGCAGGACCGCGTCCTCGCGCGCGTGGCCGGTGTCGCGCTGTCGCGCTTCTTCGAAGCCGAGCACCGCGCGCACGGCGTCGACATCCGGCTCGGCAGCGTCGTCGACTGCATCACCGGGCATGACGGGCGGGCGGCGGGCGTACGGCTCGCGGACGGCGAGGTGATAGCGTGCGAGATGGTGATCGTCGGGATCGGTATCGTCCCCGCCGTCGAGCCGCTGCTCGCCGCGGGCGCGGAGGGCGGCAACGGCGTCGCGATCGACGCGCATTGCCGTACGTCGATCCCGGACATCTATGCGATCGGCGACTGCGCACTCCATCCCAACCCGTTCGCGGACGGCCTGCCGATCCGGCTGGAATCGGTCCAGAACGCCAACGACATGGCCAACGTCGTCGCGCGCGCGCTCACCGGCGAGGTGCAGGCCTATCACGCCGTGCCATGGTTCTGGTCCGACCAGTACGACCTCAAACTGCAGACGATCGGCCTGTCGGCTGGACACGACACCGAAGTCCTCCGCGGCGATCCCGCCTCCCGCAGCTTCTCGATCGTCTATCTGAAGGACGGACACGTGGTCGCGCTCGACTGTGTCAACATGGTCAAGGACTATGTCGCCGGAAAGCGCCTGGTCGTCGACCGCGTGGCAGCAAACCCCGCCGACCTCGCAGACGTTGGCCAGGCGTTGAAGGAGATACGTTGA